In Halarcobacter bivalviorum, a genomic segment contains:
- a CDS encoding response regulator: MSELIKLKNKANQYSVLVVEDSKHIQKQMKTFLGKLFKEVFVADNGVMGLELFKKNLPDLVLTDLTMPLMNGHEFIEKLLLFSPNTRIIIISAHAYEENIIKFKKLGIDEFIQKPVNYDVLISSLLNSLMKLENKDEEDFDDIFKFLYEVKLENKPLELVNHYKGVPFIHEAKIINIHKDKVLLKTENVQIKAIKYEGETTLHFEDKILVGTFSEYDEVNKIITLINLSEVETSSKNRREVRVDPDELFTASIFANSERYNYKVESISVCAIAFKAKNVTSRLKRGDKVDLVIGFKTEHEASFENKIIHKERLAFKALVYKINKIDEDYSKIIFIYELKFGDRKILENYISQRQLELVKEFKELRI, from the coding sequence GTGTCTGAATTAATAAAATTAAAAAATAAAGCAAATCAATATAGTGTTTTAGTTGTAGAAGATAGTAAACATATTCAAAAACAGATGAAAACTTTTCTTGGAAAACTATTTAAAGAGGTTTTTGTTGCTGATAATGGTGTTATGGGATTAGAACTTTTCAAAAAGAATTTACCTGATTTAGTTCTTACTGATTTAACAATGCCACTAATGAATGGGCATGAATTTATTGAAAAACTTTTATTATTTAGCCCTAATACAAGAATCATAATCATCTCTGCACATGCTTATGAAGAAAATATTATAAAGTTTAAAAAATTAGGAATAGATGAGTTTATTCAAAAACCTGTGAATTATGATGTGTTAATCTCTTCTTTATTAAATTCTTTAATGAAACTTGAAAATAAAGATGAAGAAGATTTTGATGATATTTTTAAATTTTTATATGAAGTAAAACTTGAGAATAAACCTTTAGAATTGGTAAATCATTATAAGGGAGTACCTTTCATTCATGAAGCAAAAATTATTAATATACATAAAGATAAAGTTCTATTAAAAACTGAGAATGTACAAATTAAAGCAATTAAGTATGAAGGAGAAACTACTTTACATTTTGAAGATAAAATTTTAGTAGGGACTTTTAGTGAGTATGATGAAGTAAATAAGATTATTACCTTGATAAACTTAAGTGAAGTAGAAACAAGTTCAAAAAATAGAAGAGAAGTGAGAGTTGATCCTGATGAACTTTTTACGGCTTCAATTTTTGCAAATAGTGAAAGATATAATTATAAAGTAGAATCTATTTCAGTCTGTGCAATTGCCTTCAAAGCAAAAAATGTTACAAGTAGATTAAAACGTGGAGATAAAGTAGATTTAGTCATTGGCTTTAAAACTGAGCATGAAGCCTCTTTTGAAAATAAGATTATTCATAAAGAGAGACTTGCTTTTAAAGCATTGGTTTATAAAATAAATAAAATAGATGAAGACTATAGCAAAATAATATTTATTTATGAACTTAAATTTGGAGATAGAAAAATTTTAGAAAATTATATTTCTCAAAGACAATTAGAGTTAGTTAAAGAGTTTAAAGAATTGAGGATTTAA
- a CDS encoding transporter substrate-binding domain-containing protein, which produces MKKIIYFFIPFIVTFLTANNNNFDTKLTKEELSFLKNNKILKVCIDPNWMPFEKNLNGKHIGMTADYLKLIENKLQIKIEMIPTKTWLESLNFGKEKKCDIFSLVMETPERKKFLNFTKAYLEIPLVLATKTNELFIDDITKVNRSMGIVKGYAYAEILKEAYPNLNLIYVKDIKEGLKKVNEEELFGFIGTLSTVGYHIQKEYIGHLKIVGKFDQKWNLGIGVRKDYPLLLSILNKAIKDINYEDHQNILNKWLSIKYEKISYKYLVEVIIIFFVVLTSILFINRKLKNEIEKRKKVENYLNRVIKGAKLGIWTWYVKENTNIINERWAEIIGYTKEEIKDKNQFSFILKEDLKIVEQAIDNHIRGKKDYEACFRMRAKDGSIKWILSNGSIVKKDKNGNPLIMAGIHQDITENKTLELELKNQNEFIIQQSRQAAMGEMLENIAHQWRQPLSIITTSASGVKIKSELSDLSQEQLFEFMDQILTSGMYLSQTIEDFRNFFKRDKNPTTVDTYEIINKSLQFLKSKIINREIVIVQDIKIDTIFVYENELIQALINIFTNAIDALEKIEEKRFIFIVIKDIKDNYILKIKDNAKGIDSKVLPRVFDPYFTTKHQSQGTGIGLYMTKEIIEKHFLGKIEVLNEDFIYNNVQYTGACFKIKIPKNG; this is translated from the coding sequence TTGAAAAAAATTATCTATTTTTTCATTCCATTTATTGTGACATTTTTGACAGCAAACAATAATAATTTTGATACAAAATTAACTAAAGAAGAGTTATCTTTTTTAAAAAATAATAAAATCTTAAAAGTTTGTATTGACCCAAACTGGATGCCCTTTGAAAAAAATTTAAATGGTAAACATATTGGAATGACAGCTGATTATTTAAAACTTATTGAAAATAAACTTCAAATAAAAATAGAAATGATTCCAACAAAAACTTGGCTTGAATCATTAAACTTTGGAAAAGAAAAAAAATGTGATATTTTTTCTTTAGTTATGGAAACTCCAGAAAGAAAAAAGTTTCTTAATTTCACAAAAGCTTATTTAGAAATACCCCTTGTATTAGCTACTAAAACAAATGAACTATTTATAGATGATATTACAAAAGTAAACAGAAGTATGGGTATTGTTAAAGGTTATGCTTATGCTGAAATATTAAAAGAAGCCTACCCAAATCTAAATTTAATTTATGTGAAAGACATAAAAGAAGGATTAAAAAAAGTAAATGAAGAAGAGTTATTTGGTTTTATTGGAACTCTTTCTACAGTTGGTTATCATATTCAAAAAGAGTACATTGGCCATTTAAAGATAGTAGGAAAATTTGATCAAAAGTGGAATTTAGGAATTGGAGTTAGAAAAGATTATCCTTTATTACTCTCTATTTTAAATAAAGCAATTAAAGATATAAATTATGAAGACCATCAAAATATTTTAAATAAATGGCTCTCTATAAAATATGAAAAGATAAGTTATAAATATTTAGTTGAAGTCATTATTATCTTTTTTGTTGTTCTTACTAGTATCTTATTTATAAATAGAAAATTAAAAAATGAAATTGAAAAAAGAAAAAAAGTTGAAAACTACTTAAATAGAGTAATCAAAGGTGCAAAATTAGGTATTTGGACTTGGTATGTAAAAGAAAATACCAATATTATAAACGAAAGATGGGCAGAAATAATTGGTTACACAAAAGAAGAAATCAAAGATAAAAACCAATTTTCTTTTATTTTAAAAGAGGATTTAAAAATTGTAGAACAAGCTATTGATAATCATATCAGAGGGAAAAAAGATTATGAAGCTTGTTTTCGAATGAGAGCAAAAGATGGTTCAATAAAATGGATTTTATCTAATGGAAGTATTGTAAAAAAGGATAAAAATGGAAATCCTCTAATTATGGCTGGAATCCATCAAGATATAACAGAAAACAAAACTTTAGAGTTAGAATTAAAAAATCAAAATGAGTTTATAATACAACAATCAAGACAAGCTGCAATGGGAGAGATGCTTGAAAATATAGCTCATCAATGGAGACAACCTCTTTCTATAATAACAACATCAGCTAGTGGAGTAAAAATAAAAAGTGAACTATCTGATTTATCTCAAGAGCAACTATTTGAATTTATGGATCAAATTCTTACTAGTGGAATGTATCTGTCTCAAACAATTGAAGACTTTAGAAACTTTTTTAAAAGAGATAAAAATCCAACCACAGTAGATACTTATGAAATAATAAATAAATCTTTACAATTTTTAAAATCTAAAATTATAAATAGAGAGATTGTAATTGTACAAGATATCAAAATAGATACTATTTTTGTCTATGAAAATGAATTGATACAGGCTTTAATTAACATCTTTACAAATGCAATTGATGCTTTAGAAAAAATTGAAGAGAAAAGATTTATTTTTATAGTAATTAAAGATATAAAAGATAACTATATACTAAAAATAAAAGATAATGCAAAAGGAATAGACTCAAAGGTTTTACCAAGAGTTTTTGACCCTTATTTTACAACAAAACACCAAAGCCAAGGTACAGGAATCGGTCTTTATATGACAAAAGAGATAATTGAAAAGCATTTTTTAGGTAAAATAGAAGTATTAAATGAAGATTTTATCTACAACAATGTTCAATATACAGGAGCTTGTTTTAAAATCAAAATCCCAAAGAATGGTTAA
- a CDS encoding PAS domain-containing protein has translation MSHLKAILITVGVVFIGFLLQIYYINFSISNQIKIYEDNILKEARTSFNSFFVTKMWNTTNKGVFIKHDEEYQKINPIDMTKQIFDMSNNNNVKSYKITSLFPLNPNNKPNYYETKVLKKFEKKEISESYEFNKNYKKFNYMAALTVTRACLECHSAQGYKIGDIRGGVRVTIDTNEFRDFYLISSKKREYYMLFSFFLSLLVLLVLIHFVNNIYKKHRTIIEISNRYKILSQRYEYAINGSNDGLWDWNLLTNEVYFSKIWKTMLGYKDEELANSLETWEKLVHPDDFEKASHDINANHRGETTHYENIHRLKHKDGQWVWILDRGKTIFNENKKAIRMVGFHTDVSKQKELEIDLKRSEKNLLKAEKMSHLGHFRYNFKNNELTLSKNIKAVFGLGDEDKITLEDLIKNFTHDEDREVVIRKFFLAKQTGKAYKSEYRIIRQSDREIRYVNCNIEIKKDKNKNVYSVIGTIQDVTEFALIQNELSILRQAVEQAPISFVITNTQGEIEYVNTHFTKVSGYSFSEVAGKNPNILKADFLDKKEYELLWETISSGETWTGTFKNLAKDKNEFWERAIIFPIFSKKSQKITNYMAIKQEITNEIKLQEELKDKEELMIAQSRHAAMGEMISMIAHQWRQPISVVAMSANNILMDVELDTLEAEALKENAQDIINQTQYLSQTIEDFRNFFKPNKQKELFYIKEVFKDAFSVIGKTLENNNINILEEYCSTCQINNFRKELLQVLINILKNAKEVLVQKEIENRYIKIEESSFKDRVIIKISDNAGGIKEELLDKIFEPYFTTKNELEGTGLGLYMSKIIVEKHLLGKLKVYNKEEGACFEITLRKESV, from the coding sequence ATGAGTCATCTTAAAGCAATTTTAATAACAGTTGGAGTCGTTTTTATTGGATTTTTATTACAAATTTACTATATAAATTTTTCAATATCTAATCAGATTAAAATTTATGAAGATAATATCTTAAAAGAGGCTAGAACAAGTTTTAATAGTTTTTTTGTTACAAAAATGTGGAACACTACCAATAAAGGTGTTTTTATAAAACATGATGAAGAGTATCAAAAAATAAATCCTATTGATATGACAAAACAGATTTTTGACATGTCTAATAATAACAATGTAAAAAGTTATAAAATAACAAGCCTTTTTCCTTTAAATCCAAATAATAAACCAAACTATTATGAAACAAAAGTATTGAAAAAATTTGAGAAAAAAGAGATTTCAGAGAGTTATGAGTTTAATAAAAACTATAAGAAATTTAATTATATGGCAGCTTTAACAGTTACAAGAGCTTGTTTAGAATGTCACAGTGCTCAAGGTTATAAGATTGGTGATATTCGAGGTGGTGTAAGAGTTACTATTGATACCAATGAATTCAGAGATTTTTATCTTATTTCTTCTAAAAAAAGAGAATACTATATGCTTTTTAGTTTCTTTTTATCTTTATTGGTTTTACTTGTTTTAATTCATTTTGTAAATAATATCTATAAAAAACATAGAACAATTATAGAAATCTCAAATAGATATAAGATTTTATCTCAAAGATATGAATATGCAATTAATGGTTCAAATGATGGATTATGGGATTGGAATTTACTTACAAATGAAGTATACTTCTCAAAGATTTGGAAAACAATGCTAGGTTATAAAGATGAGGAGTTAGCAAACTCTTTGGAAACTTGGGAAAAATTAGTTCATCCTGATGATTTTGAAAAAGCTTCCCATGATATAAATGCAAATCATAGAGGAGAAACAACTCATTATGAAAATATTCATAGATTAAAACATAAAGATGGACAATGGGTATGGATTTTAGATAGAGGAAAAACGATTTTTAATGAAAATAAAAAAGCTATTAGAATGGTTGGTTTTCATACAGACGTTTCAAAACAAAAAGAGTTAGAAATAGATTTAAAAAGAAGTGAAAAAAATCTTTTAAAAGCAGAAAAAATGTCACATCTTGGACATTTTAGATATAACTTTAAAAATAATGAGTTAACTTTGTCAAAAAATATAAAAGCTGTATTTGGATTAGGTGATGAAGATAAGATAACTTTAGAAGATTTGATTAAAAACTTTACCCATGATGAGGATAGAGAAGTAGTAATTAGAAAATTTTTCTTAGCTAAACAAACAGGAAAAGCATATAAAAGTGAATATCGAATAATTAGACAATCAGATAGGGAAATTCGATATGTAAACTGCAACATTGAGATAAAAAAAGATAAAAATAAAAATGTATATTCAGTTATTGGTACAATTCAAGATGTAACAGAGTTTGCATTAATTCAAAATGAACTCTCTATTTTAAGACAAGCTGTAGAACAAGCTCCTATCTCTTTTGTGATTACAAATACTCAAGGAGAAATAGAGTATGTAAATACACATTTTACTAAAGTAAGTGGTTATAGTTTTTCAGAAGTTGCTGGAAAAAATCCAAATATTTTAAAAGCAGATTTTCTAGATAAAAAAGAGTATGAACTACTTTGGGAGACAATAAGTAGTGGTGAGACTTGGACGGGAACTTTTAAAAATTTAGCTAAGGATAAAAATGAATTTTGGGAGAGAGCAATTATTTTTCCAATTTTTTCTAAGAAAAGTCAGAAAATTACAAATTATATGGCAATAAAACAAGAAATTACCAATGAGATTAAACTTCAAGAAGAGCTAAAGGATAAAGAAGAGTTAATGATAGCTCAATCAAGACATGCTGCTATGGGAGAGATGATTAGTATGATTGCCCATCAATGGAGACAGCCAATTTCTGTAGTTGCTATGAGTGCAAATAATATTTTGATGGATGTCGAACTTGATACTTTAGAAGCTGAAGCCTTAAAAGAAAATGCACAGGATATTATAAATCAAACTCAATATCTTTCTCAAACAATTGAAGATTTTAGGAATTTTTTTAAACCAAATAAACAAAAAGAGCTTTTTTATATAAAAGAGGTATTTAAAGATGCCTTCTCAGTAATTGGAAAGACTTTAGAAAACAATAATATTAATATTTTAGAAGAGTATTGTTCTACTTGTCAAATTAATAATTTTAGAAAAGAGCTATTACAGGTTTTAATAAATATTTTAAAAAATGCAAAAGAAGTATTAGTTCAAAAAGAGATAGAAAATAGATATATAAAAATAGAAGAGTCATCTTTTAAAGATAGGGTTATAATAAAGATTTCTGATAATGCAGGGGGAATAAAAGAGGAGTTATTGGACAAAATCTTTGAACCATATTTTACTACAAAGAATGAACTTGAAGGTACAGGTTTAGGTTTATATATGTCAAAAATAATTGTAGAAAAACACCTACTTGGAAAACTAAAAGTTTATAATAAAGAAGAGGGTGCCTGCTTCGAGATTACATTAAGGAAAGAGAGTGTCTGA
- a CDS encoding Hpt domain-containing protein: MNLKYINKDLALKYLDYDIKLYKNILEGFKEQYTNLNFLKLEDNSFYKEVHQLKSLSKNIGANQLYKLAEDMNKNKHRELETELQEILANVLSEIERVSIQEITTTNILNTNEESKEELFAQILNGAIKNRPKKVEEPIEKLKTLKNLTEEEKILIEKLDKEIKVYNFKNIVNILS; the protein is encoded by the coding sequence ATGAATTTAAAATATATAAATAAAGACTTAGCATTAAAATATTTAGATTATGATATTAAACTTTATAAAAATATTCTTGAAGGGTTTAAAGAGCAATATACAAATTTAAACTTCTTGAAACTAGAAGATAACTCTTTTTATAAAGAAGTTCATCAATTAAAATCACTTAGTAAAAATATTGGAGCAAATCAATTATATAAACTTGCTGAAGATATGAATAAAAATAAACATAGAGAATTAGAGACCGAACTTCAAGAAATATTAGCTAATGTTTTAAGTGAAATAGAAAGAGTCTCTATACAAGAAATCACTACTACAAATATTTTAAATACAAATGAAGAATCTAAAGAAGAACTTTTTGCACAAATTTTAAATGGAGCAATAAAAAATCGACCTAAAAAAGTTGAAGAACCTATTGAAAAATTAAAAACTCTTAAAAATCTAACTGAAGAAGAAAAAATCCTAATTGAAAAGCTAGATAAAGAAATTAAAGTATATAATTTTAAAAATATTGTAAATATTCTTTCATAA
- a CDS encoding hybrid sensor histidine kinase/response regulator — protein MSKPLILIVDDNQANIKILVEFLSNDYEVVVSITGKDALEIIDNEKIDLILLDIFMPHMDGFEVCEKVYEKHDKHEIPIIFVTASSNDDDIEKGFNLGAVDYVTKPFRKVEILSRVKTHILLKDYKNNLESKVKEEIEKNKIKEKIMFHQSKLVSIGEMTNSIAHQWRQPLNSINSAVMGIDTCLMKNHINNEEINEKLEEIEIQTQYMSKTIEDFSNFLNPNKHKGYNNLKEIVRKTLTIIHTKLSKNNISCNLIEKTTSTVLCTEGEIIQVLIVILNNAVDALKENSITNPKIDIEIDTNKISITDNAGGIKKDNIDNIFLPYFTTKKADEGLGIGLHLAKAIIEESNNGKLSVENVDCGAKFEIKFN, from the coding sequence ATGTCTAAACCTTTAATTCTAATTGTCGATGACAATCAAGCAAATATAAAAATACTTGTTGAATTTTTATCAAATGATTATGAAGTAGTTGTTTCAATTACAGGAAAAGACGCTTTAGAAATTATTGACAATGAGAAAATTGATTTAATTTTATTAGATATTTTCATGCCACATATGGATGGATTTGAGGTTTGTGAAAAAGTATATGAAAAACATGATAAACATGAAATCCCTATTATTTTTGTAACTGCTAGTAGTAATGATGATGATATTGAAAAAGGTTTTAATCTTGGAGCCGTTGATTATGTAACAAAACCTTTTAGAAAAGTAGAAATCCTATCAAGAGTAAAAACCCATATTTTGCTAAAAGATTATAAGAATAATCTTGAGTCTAAAGTAAAAGAAGAAATAGAAAAAAACAAAATAAAAGAAAAAATCATGTTTCACCAATCAAAACTTGTAAGTATAGGTGAAATGACAAATAGTATCGCACACCAATGGAGACAACCCTTAAACTCAATAAACTCGGCAGTTATGGGAATAGATACTTGCCTAATGAAAAATCATATTAACAATGAAGAGATTAATGAAAAACTTGAAGAAATAGAGATACAAACTCAATATATGTCTAAAACAATAGAAGATTTTAGTAACTTTTTAAATCCAAATAAACATAAAGGTTATAATAATTTAAAAGAAATAGTAAGAAAAACCCTAACTATTATTCATACTAAACTCTCAAAAAACAATATTTCTTGCAATCTTATAGAAAAAACAACTTCTACAGTTTTATGTACTGAAGGAGAAATTATTCAAGTATTAATAGTAATTTTAAATAATGCAGTAGATGCACTAAAAGAAAACTCTATAACAAATCCTAAAATAGATATTGAAATAGATACAAATAAAATAAGTATTACAGATAATGCAGGAGGAATAAAAAAAGATAATATTGATAATATTTTTCTGCCATACTTTACTACAAAAAAAGCAGATGAAGGACTAGGAATCGGACTTCACTTAGCAAAAGCAATAATCGAAGAATCAAATAATGGAAAACTTAGTGTTGAAAATGTTGATTGTGGTGCTAAGTTTGAGATTAAATTTAACTAA
- a CDS encoding protein containing Six-hairpin glycosidase-like domain protein: MNHLLAKTRESLALGTPFNIDSKNLEITYDSKISQVYITLFQEGLRPIRWGSKKESFEETIKRIIFKIKTNPSFYSFNINDSSKCRILFEIVTKEYPCNIRNLTTLRMKSPNRFEPGVNGLKYKYEGITRFFMPTDGYTKSIMSVNQLLNYLSKQCGIARKTNKISERVHLMRREPIEYTFLESEAYITYEDEVLKLNRGYPEPVEFSKEIVYDKMIKSSDWLIENMNEDGSFLYFYDPYKNTIVDDLHPNMINPLYNNILRHSGGTITLLRAFELSKKKIYLEKAKDSLDFLISTFRTHTYKKEYACYPFFNKKSKLGGAGIGLVALMHYYIHTKDESYRKYIDGLVRHILSRVDKDGELIGYYIHPLYNEGKPLINPDDEIKKNLFSFYYPGEALLGLALYYHHAKNIDKKFKKEIKEKSEQALDFLVDVRPIKYDYMFESLPADAWLMQAIEEWVKVEGLKKQSYIDFVFNDTKQMFEHMYKDENTFSLNKDYIGGFYYEYGDHVYHDASRCEGVVSAYYLAKYLGDEQKASWIMEHMMLSAKGLMKTFHDEKSVYAHINPKKALHSFRFKLTRQWVRVDSVQHAACFFGRLLPVWQKEEKIIEKKAAKCKVYDYSEINSYELFEEFFHKVEETSSYGKKVVIVSEFVDEMSVHSLDIEKYKTLISKAKIDSLYTIGSFTNHIEVIEDINIWKNHSQSFDTLENEILNELSENDILFIKTNKDLEKFIHKVQL, translated from the coding sequence ATGAACCATTTGTTAGCAAAAACAAGAGAATCTTTGGCATTAGGCACACCATTTAATATTGATAGTAAAAATTTAGAAATCACTTATGATTCTAAAATTTCACAAGTATATATTACTCTTTTTCAAGAGGGCTTAAGGCCTATTAGATGGGGCTCAAAAAAAGAGAGCTTTGAAGAGACAATTAAAAGAATCATTTTTAAAATAAAAACAAATCCTAGTTTTTATTCTTTTAATATCAATGATAGTTCAAAATGTAGGATTCTTTTTGAAATTGTTACAAAAGAGTATCCTTGTAATATTAGAAACTTAACTACTTTAAGAATGAAATCTCCAAATAGATTTGAACCTGGAGTAAATGGACTAAAGTATAAATATGAAGGTATTACAAGATTTTTTATGCCTACAGATGGTTATACAAAATCTATAATGAGTGTAAATCAGTTATTAAACTATTTATCAAAACAGTGTGGAATTGCAAGAAAAACAAATAAGATAAGTGAAAGAGTTCATTTAATGAGAAGAGAGCCAATAGAGTATACTTTTCTTGAATCTGAAGCTTATATTACCTATGAAGATGAGGTATTAAAACTTAATAGAGGTTATCCTGAGCCAGTAGAGTTTTCTAAAGAAATAGTTTATGATAAGATGATTAAAAGCTCTGATTGGTTAATTGAAAATATGAATGAAGATGGTAGCTTCTTATATTTTTATGACCCTTATAAAAATACTATTGTAGATGATTTACACCCTAATATGATTAACCCTTTATATAATAATATTTTAAGACATAGTGGTGGAACAATCACTTTATTGCGAGCTTTTGAATTAAGTAAAAAGAAAATCTATTTAGAAAAAGCAAAAGATTCATTAGACTTTTTAATCTCTACTTTTAGAACACATACTTATAAAAAAGAGTATGCTTGTTATCCTTTTTTTAATAAAAAATCTAAATTAGGTGGAGCTGGAATAGGCTTAGTTGCTTTGATGCATTATTATATACATACAAAAGATGAATCTTATAGAAAATATATAGATGGTTTAGTAAGACATATTTTAAGTAGAGTTGATAAAGATGGGGAACTGATTGGATATTATATACATCCTTTATACAATGAAGGTAAACCATTAATAAATCCTGATGATGAAATAAAGAAAAATCTTTTCTCTTTTTATTATCCAGGAGAAGCCTTATTAGGACTTGCTTTATATTATCATCATGCTAAGAATATAGATAAAAAGTTTAAAAAAGAGATAAAAGAAAAAAGTGAACAAGCACTTGACTTTCTAGTTGATGTAAGACCAATAAAATATGATTATATGTTTGAATCATTACCTGCTGATGCTTGGCTTATGCAGGCAATTGAAGAGTGGGTAAAAGTAGAAGGCTTAAAAAAACAAAGTTATATTGATTTTGTTTTTAATGATACAAAACAGATGTTTGAACATATGTATAAAGATGAAAATACATTCTCTTTAAACAAAGACTATATAGGTGGTTTTTATTATGAATATGGAGACCATGTTTACCACGATGCTTCAAGATGTGAAGGGGTGGTTAGTGCTTATTATTTAGCTAAATATTTAGGTGATGAGCAAAAAGCTTCATGGATAATGGAACATATGATGTTAAGTGCAAAAGGCTTAATGAAAACATTCCATGACGAAAAATCAGTATATGCACATATAAATCCTAAAAAAGCTCTTCATAGTTTTAGATTTAAACTAACACGTCAGTGGGTTAGAGTTGACTCAGTTCAACATGCTGCTTGTTTCTTTGGAAGATTACTTCCTGTTTGGCAAAAAGAAGAAAAAATTATAGAAAAAAAAGCTGCTAAGTGTAAAGTTTATGATTATAGTGAAATAAATAGTTATGAATTATTTGAAGAGTTTTTTCATAAAGTAGAAGAGACTTCATCTTATGGAAAAAAAGTAGTTATTGTATCTGAATTTGTTGATGAAATGAGTGTCCATAGTTTAGATATAGAAAAATATAAAACATTGATTTCTAAAGCAAAGATAGATTCACTTTATACAATTGGAAGTTTTACAAATCATATTGAAGTTATAGAAGATATAAATATTTGGAAAAATCATTCTCAAAGTTTTGATACTTTAGAGAATGAGATTTTAAATGAGTTATCTGAAAATGATATCTTGTTTATAAAAACAAATAAAGATTTAGAAAAGTTTATTCATAAAGTTCAACTATAA
- a CDS encoding ankyrin repeat domain-containing protein: MSKYIFIVSIFIIGIFTGCTSKNGNYDVRMNKNLHYAIRVNDIRLVNELIENNADLEEKDEYGYTPLHLAARFNHYDIAKMLITKGADVNSFDNYFDTPLLDSTRNGYAFISELLICNGAKVNIKDEKGISAYDYAVKATDMRTAKLLSSKNIQAQCVGKVVTPKKPTNVQFYNQISIDEYGVLTDNRPNICGDVFDTDVQRIQISFDSGESVIEANILGKRWCAQVQEKLLNGYYRVDAISVNSMNEKGLVSEELEIKAVNSLPSLLKKEFEKDLNNWHATFDEKTLTFRFNNPSLLFERGSNDLKEEFKTILANFFPRYVEALIQYKTSIKKVYIEGHTSSAFNSVTSEEEKFKRNMVLSQQRADAVLEYLKTLLDSSIIENETFINENFVAKGKSSSQLILNEDGTENKELSRRVEFRIESK; encoded by the coding sequence ATGTCTAAATATATATTTATAGTAAGTATATTTATAATTGGTATCTTCACAGGATGTACATCAAAAAATGGAAATTATGATGTAAGAATGAATAAAAATTTACACTATGCGATTAGGGTAAATGATATAAGACTAGTAAATGAATTAATTGAAAATAATGCTGACTTAGAAGAAAAAGATGAATATGGTTACACACCATTACACTTAGCGGCAAGATTTAACCACTATGATATTGCAAAAATGTTAATTACAAAAGGTGCAGATGTAAATAGTTTTGATAACTATTTTGATACACCATTACTTGATTCTACAAGAAATGGTTATGCTTTTATTTCTGAGTTATTAATTTGTAATGGGGCAAAGGTAAATATCAAAGATGAAAAAGGTATTTCTGCTTATGATTATGCTGTAAAAGCAACAGATATGAGAACAGCTAAATTGTTAAGTTCTAAAAATATTCAAGCACAATGTGTAGGGAAAGTTGTTACTCCTAAGAAACCTACAAATGTTCAATTTTATAATCAAATCTCAATTGACGAATATGGTGTTTTAACAGATAATAGACCTAATATTTGTGGTGATGTTTTTGATACAGATGTACAAAGAATACAAATTTCTTTTGATTCTGGTGAAAGTGTTATTGAGGCAAATATCTTAGGAAAAAGATGGTGTGCACAAGTTCAAGAGAAACTTTTAAATGGATATTATAGAGTAGATGCTATTTCTGTAAATTCAATGAATGAGAAAGGTTTAGTTTCAGAAGAATTAGAAATTAAAGCTGTTAATAGCTTACCTTCTTTATTAAAAAAAGAGTTTGAAAAAGATTTAAATAACTGGCATGCTACTTTTGATGAAAAGACTTTGACTTTTAGATTTAATAATCCTTCTTTATTATTTGAAAGAGGAAGTAATGATTTAAAAGAGGAATTTAAAACTATCTTAGCAAACTTTTTCCCAAGGTATGTAGAGGCATTAATTCAATATAAAACTTCAATAAAAAAAGTTTATATAGAAGGTCATACTTCTTCCGCTTTTAATAGTGTAACTAGTGAAGAAGAAAAATTTAAAAGAAATATGGTTTTATCTCAGCAAAGAGCAGATGCTGTATTAGAATATTTAAAAACATTACTTGATTCATCTATTATTGAAAATGAAACTTTTATAAATGAAAATTTTGTTGCAAAAGGAAAATCTTCAAGTCAACTAATTCTTAATGAAGATGGAACAGAAAATAAAGAGTTATCAAGAAGAGTTGAATTTAGAATTGAAAGTAAATAG